In Arthrobacter sp. StoSoilB5, one genomic interval encodes:
- the rplE gene encoding 50S ribosomal protein L5, whose amino-acid sequence MSETLSETTVETKIVPRLKTKYAETIKKSLQDEFSYANVNQVPRLVKVVVNMGVGDAAKDSKLIDGAVRDLTLITGQKPQVTKARKSIAQFKLREGMPIGAHATLRGDRMWEFVDRLVSLALPRIRDFRGLNGKQFDGNGNYTFGLTEQVMFHEIDQDSIDRVRGMDITVVTTAKTDDEGRALLKALGFPFKTEN is encoded by the coding sequence ATGAGTGAGACACTGTCTGAGACCACCGTCGAAACGAAGATCGTTCCGCGTCTGAAGACCAAGTATGCAGAGACCATCAAGAAGTCCCTGCAGGACGAATTCAGCTATGCGAACGTGAACCAGGTTCCCCGCCTGGTGAAGGTTGTTGTGAACATGGGTGTTGGAGATGCCGCCAAGGACTCCAAGCTGATCGACGGCGCTGTCCGCGACCTCACCCTGATCACCGGCCAGAAGCCGCAGGTAACCAAGGCCCGCAAGTCGATTGCACAGTTCAAGCTGCGCGAAGGCATGCCGATCGGTGCACACGCAACCCTGCGTGGAGACCGCATGTGGGAATTCGTGGACCGTCTGGTTTCGCTGGCTCTGCCGCGTATCCGTGACTTCCGCGGCCTCAACGGCAAGCAGTTCGATGGCAACGGCAACTACACCTTCGGTCTGACCGAGCAGGTTATGTTCCACGAAATCGACCAGGACTCCATCGACCGCGTTCGCGGTATGGACATCACGGTCGTCACCACTGCCAAGACCGACGACGAAGGCCGCGCGCTGCTCAAGGCGCTTGGTTTCCCGTTCAAGACCGAAAACTAA
- the rplV gene encoding 50S ribosomal protein L22: MEAKAIARHIRVTPMKARRVVNLVRGKQANEALAILKFAPQAASEPVFKVLQSAMANARVLADRDGVAFDDSDLFISEAFVDEGPTMKRFQPRAQGRAYRIRKRTSHITVVVATPEKEEAR, encoded by the coding sequence ATGGAAGCCAAGGCTATTGCGCGTCACATCCGCGTAACGCCTATGAAGGCCCGGCGCGTCGTCAACCTTGTTCGTGGTAAGCAAGCGAATGAGGCTCTGGCAATTCTGAAGTTTGCCCCCCAGGCAGCTTCGGAGCCGGTATTCAAGGTACTTCAGTCGGCAATGGCCAACGCACGTGTCCTCGCGGACCGTGATGGCGTTGCATTCGACGACAGCGACCTGTTCATCAGCGAAGCATTCGTTGATGAAGGCCCGACCATGAAGCGGTTCCAGCCGCGTGCCCAAGGCCGCGCCTACCGCATTAGGAAGCGGACCAGCCACATCACCGTGGTCGTCGCAACCCCGGAGAAAGAGGAGGCTCGCTAA
- the rplP gene encoding 50S ribosomal protein L16, giving the protein MLIPRRVKHRKQHHPGRSGAATGGTKVSFGEYGIQALSPAYVTNRQIESARIAMTRHIKRGGKVWINIYPDRPLTKKPAETRMGSGKGSPEWWVANVKPGRVLFELSGVNEEVAREALRLAIHKLPLKARIVRREGGE; this is encoded by the coding sequence ATGCTTATCCCACGTCGAGTCAAGCACCGTAAGCAGCACCACCCGGGTCGTTCCGGCGCTGCAACGGGTGGCACCAAGGTCAGCTTCGGTGAGTACGGTATCCAGGCCCTGAGCCCGGCATACGTGACGAACCGTCAGATCGAGTCCGCCCGTATCGCGATGACCCGCCACATCAAGCGTGGCGGTAAGGTCTGGATCAACATCTACCCGGACCGTCCGCTGACGAAGAAGCCTGCTGAAACCCGTATGGGTTCCGGTAAGGGTTCTCCGGAATGGTGGGTCGCAAACGTCAAGCCGGGCCGGGTTCTCTTCGAACTCTCCGGTGTCAATGAAGAGGTAGCTCGCGAGGCCCTGCGCCTGGCAATCCACAAGCTCCCGTTGAAGGCACGCATTGTGCGTCGCGAAGGTGGTGAATAG
- the rplR gene encoding 50S ribosomal protein L18 — MAIAINKKRTNKSKSAARSRRQLRIRKRITGTAVRPRLVVNRSARHIFVQVVDDSKGVTVAYASTLEADLRALDGDKTAKAKRVGELVAERAKAAGVEAVVFDRGGNKYHGRIAAVADGAREGGLAL, encoded by the coding sequence ATGGCCATCGCAATTAACAAGAAGCGTACGAACAAGAGCAAGTCTGCTGCACGCAGCCGACGCCAGCTTCGTATCCGCAAGCGCATCACCGGTACGGCCGTACGTCCTCGTCTGGTCGTCAACCGTTCGGCACGCCACATCTTCGTCCAGGTTGTCGATGACAGCAAGGGTGTAACCGTGGCTTACGCTTCCACCCTGGAAGCTGACCTTCGCGCACTCGACGGAGACAAGACTGCCAAGGCCAAGCGCGTCGGCGAGCTCGTTGCCGAGCGTGCCAAGGCTGCAGGCGTCGAAGCTGTTGTCTTCGACCGTGGCGGTAACAAGTACCACGGCCGCATCGCCGCCGTCGCTGACGGTGCTCGCGAAGGTGGGCTGGCACTGTGA
- the rpsH gene encoding 30S ribosomal protein S8, protein MTMTDPVADMLTRLRNANSAYHDTVTMPYSKLKARVADILKAEGYIAGWKEEDAEVGKKLTIDLKFGPNRERSIAGVRRISKPGLRVYAKSTNLPHVLGGLGIAILSTSSGLLTDKQAGKKGVGGEVLAYVW, encoded by the coding sequence ATGACTATGACAGATCCTGTCGCAGACATGCTCACGCGTCTGCGCAATGCAAACTCGGCATACCACGACACCGTGACCATGCCGTACAGCAAGCTGAAGGCACGCGTTGCTGACATCCTGAAGGCAGAAGGCTACATTGCCGGCTGGAAGGAAGAAGACGCCGAGGTTGGCAAGAAGCTGACCATCGACCTGAAGTTCGGTCCGAACCGCGAGCGTTCCATCGCTGGCGTCCGCCGCATCTCCAAGCCCGGCCTCCGCGTTTACGCGAAGTCCACCAACCTGCCTCACGTGCTGGGTGGCCTGGGTATCGCTATCCTGTCCACCTCTTCCGGCCTCCTGACTGACAAGCAGGCCGGCAAGAAGGGCGTGGGCGGCGAAGTCCTCGCGTACGTCTGGTAA
- the rpsE gene encoding 30S ribosomal protein S5, producing MTEAVAAEATETAPATDDRRGGRRGERGERGQGRGDRGGRGGRDGGREAEKSQFVERVVTINRVAKVVKGGRRFSFTALVVVGDGNGMVGVGYGKAKEVPAAIAKGVEEAKKSFFRVPRVGNTIPHRVQGEAAAGVVLLRPASAGTGVIAGGPVRAVLECVGIHDILSKSLGSSNAINIVHATVDALKQLEEPASVAARRGLPLDEVAPAALVRALQNQKAGV from the coding sequence GTGACTGAAGCTGTAGCTGCTGAAGCAACTGAGACCGCACCCGCTACCGACGACCGCCGCGGCGGACGTCGTGGTGAGCGCGGCGAGCGTGGCCAGGGCCGCGGCGACCGTGGTGGCCGTGGTGGCCGCGACGGCGGTCGCGAAGCCGAGAAGAGCCAGTTCGTAGAGCGCGTTGTAACCATCAACCGCGTTGCCAAGGTCGTCAAGGGTGGTCGTCGCTTCAGCTTCACCGCCCTCGTCGTCGTCGGTGACGGCAACGGTATGGTTGGCGTCGGCTACGGCAAGGCCAAGGAAGTTCCTGCTGCTATCGCAAAGGGCGTTGAAGAGGCCAAGAAGTCCTTCTTCCGCGTTCCCCGCGTTGGCAACACCATCCCGCACCGTGTGCAGGGTGAGGCTGCTGCAGGCGTCGTCCTGCTGCGTCCGGCTTCCGCCGGTACCGGTGTTATCGCCGGTGGCCCGGTCCGCGCGGTACTGGAGTGCGTGGGTATCCACGACATCCTCTCCAAGTCGCTCGGTTCCTCCAACGCGATCAACATCGTTCACGCGACCGTTGACGCTCTGAAGCAGCTCGAAGAGCCCGCTTCCGTGGCTGCCCGCCGTGGCCTGCCGCTGGATGAGGTTGCTCCTGCTGCTCTGGTGCGCGCGCTCCAGAACCAGAAGGCAGGTGTTTAG
- the rpsS gene encoding 30S ribosomal protein S19, with the protein MPRSLKKGPFVDQHLFVKVARENDKGTKNVIKTWSRRSMIIPDMLGHTIAVHDGRKHIPVFVTESMVGHKLGEFAPTRTFRGHVKDDRKGKRR; encoded by the coding sequence ATGCCACGCAGCCTGAAAAAAGGTCCTTTCGTTGACCAGCACCTCTTTGTGAAGGTCGCACGGGAAAACGATAAGGGCACCAAGAACGTCATCAAGACCTGGTCCCGCCGTTCGATGATCATCCCCGACATGCTCGGGCACACGATCGCCGTACACGACGGACGCAAGCACATTCCGGTGTTTGTCACTGAGTCGATGGTCGGGCACAAGCTCGGCGAATTCGCTCCCACGCGGACATTCCGCGGCCATGTTAAGGACGACCGTAAGGGCAAGCGCCGCTAG
- the rplO gene encoding 50S ribosomal protein L15, with amino-acid sequence MAENKTAAEAAEKQNALKVHHLRPAPGAKTAKTRVGRGEGSKGKTAGRGTKGTKARYQVKAGFAGGQLPLHMRLPKLRGFKNPFRVEFQVVNLDKLNELFPEGGAVTVESLVEKGAVRKNQPVKVLGTGDITVKVDVTAHAFSSSAAEKIAAAGGSTTAL; translated from the coding sequence ATGGCAGAGAACAAGACCGCCGCAGAGGCTGCTGAGAAGCAGAACGCTCTGAAGGTCCACCACCTGCGTCCCGCCCCGGGTGCCAAGACCGCCAAGACCCGTGTTGGTCGTGGTGAAGGCTCCAAGGGTAAGACCGCTGGTCGCGGTACCAAGGGTACGAAGGCCCGCTACCAGGTAAAGGCTGGCTTTGCCGGTGGCCAGCTGCCGCTGCACATGCGCCTGCCGAAGCTGCGCGGCTTCAAGAACCCGTTCCGGGTTGAGTTCCAGGTTGTGAACCTGGACAAGCTCAACGAGCTGTTCCCGGAAGGTGGCGCTGTCACCGTTGAGTCCCTGGTTGAGAAGGGTGCCGTTCGCAAGAACCAGCCCGTCAAGGTCCTGGGCACTGGCGACATCACCGTCAAGGTTGACGTCACCGCCCACGCTTTCTCTTCCAGCGCTGCTGAAAAGATTGCTGCAGCAGGTGGAAGCACCACTGCTCTCTAA
- the rplW gene encoding 50S ribosomal protein L23, with protein MSVTTIKDPRDVVLAPVVSEKSYGLIDEGKYTFLVDPRSNKTEIKLAVEKIFSVKVDSINTINRAGKRKRTKFGWGQRKSTKRAIVTLKEGTIDIFGGPLA; from the coding sequence GTGAGCGTAACCACCATCAAGGACCCGCGCGACGTCGTGCTTGCACCCGTCGTATCGGAAAAGAGCTACGGTCTGATCGACGAAGGCAAGTACACCTTCCTGGTGGACCCTCGCTCGAACAAGACCGAGATCAAGTTGGCCGTAGAGAAGATCTTCTCGGTCAAAGTTGACTCGATCAACACCATCAACCGTGCCGGTAAGCGCAAGCGCACCAAATTCGGCTGGGGACAGCGCAAGAGCACCAAGCGTGCAATTGTCACCCTCAAAGAAGGCACAATCGACATCTTCGGCGGTCCGCTCGCGTAG
- the rplD gene encoding 50S ribosomal protein L4, whose protein sequence is MTSTVKVDLPAEIFDVQTNVPLLHQVVVAQLAAARQGTHKTKTRAEVSGAGRKPFKQKGTGRARQGSIRAPHMTGGGVVHGPTPRDYSQRTPKKMKAAALRGALSDRARNGRIHVIAELVAGTKPSAKEALASLRAVSERKNLLVVIERANDVAALSVRNLADVHVLYADQLNTYDVLISDDVVFTKAAFEAFVADKAKNEEASK, encoded by the coding sequence ATGACTAGCACTGTCAAGGTAGACCTGCCTGCAGAGATCTTCGACGTCCAGACCAACGTGCCCCTGTTGCACCAGGTCGTCGTCGCACAGCTCGCTGCTGCCCGCCAGGGTACCCACAAGACGAAGACCCGCGCCGAGGTTTCCGGTGCAGGTCGCAAGCCGTTCAAGCAGAAGGGCACCGGCCGCGCCCGTCAGGGTTCCATCCGTGCTCCTCACATGACCGGCGGTGGCGTTGTCCACGGTCCGACCCCTCGTGACTACAGCCAGCGCACCCCCAAGAAGATGAAGGCTGCTGCTCTCCGCGGCGCCCTGTCTGACCGCGCCCGCAACGGTCGCATCCACGTCATCGCTGAACTGGTAGCCGGCACCAAGCCGTCCGCCAAGGAAGCACTGGCTTCGCTGCGTGCAGTCTCCGAGCGTAAGAACCTGCTCGTTGTTATCGAGCGCGCCAACGACGTCGCTGCACTCTCCGTGCGCAACCTCGCAGATGTTCACGTTCTGTACGCAGACCAGCTGAACACCTACGACGTTCTCATCTCCGACGACGTGGTCTTCACCAAGGCTGCTTTCGAGGCGTTCGTCGCTGACAAGGCCAAGAACGAGGAGGCCTCCAAGTGA
- the rplB gene encoding 50S ribosomal protein L2 has protein sequence MGIRKYKPTTPGRRGSSVADFAEITRSTPEKSLLRPLHKTGGRNNSGKITTRHKGGGHKRQYRLIDFRRHDKDGINARVAEIEYDPNRTARIALLHYVDGTKRYIIAPNKLAQGDFVEAGPDADIKPGNNLPLRNIPVGTVIHAVELRPGGGAKMARSAGASVQLVAKEGRFAQLRLPSGEIRNVDVRCRATVGEVGNAEQSNINWGKAGRMRWKGVRPTVRGVAMNPVDHPHGGGEGKTSGGRHPVNPNGKPEGRTRRPNKESDKLIVRRRRTGKNKR, from the coding sequence ATGGGAATCCGTAAATACAAGCCGACTACCCCGGGCCGTCGTGGCTCGAGCGTAGCCGACTTTGCTGAAATCACGCGATCGACTCCGGAAAAGTCGTTGCTGCGTCCGCTGCACAAGACTGGCGGCCGTAACAACTCCGGTAAGATCACCACCCGTCACAAGGGTGGTGGGCACAAGCGCCAGTACCGTCTGATCGACTTCCGTCGTCACGACAAGGACGGCATCAACGCCCGCGTTGCCGAAATCGAGTACGACCCGAACCGTACGGCTCGCATCGCACTCCTGCACTACGTTGATGGCACCAAGCGTTACATCATCGCTCCTAACAAGCTGGCCCAGGGTGACTTCGTCGAGGCTGGCCCCGACGCTGACATCAAGCCGGGCAACAACCTGCCGCTGCGCAACATCCCGGTTGGTACCGTTATCCACGCAGTTGAACTGCGTCCGGGTGGCGGCGCCAAGATGGCACGTTCCGCCGGTGCTTCGGTACAGCTCGTTGCAAAGGAAGGCCGCTTCGCCCAGCTGCGTCTGCCCTCCGGCGAAATCCGCAACGTTGACGTGCGCTGCCGCGCAACCGTCGGCGAGGTCGGCAACGCCGAGCAGTCGAACATCAACTGGGGCAAGGCCGGCCGTATGCGCTGGAAGGGCGTTCGCCCGACCGTCCGTGGTGTAGCCATGAACCCGGTTGACCACCCGCACGGTGGTGGTGAAGGTAAGACTTCCGGTGGACGTCACCCGGTTAACCCGAACGGCAAGCCCGAGGGCCGTACCCGCCGTCCGAACAAAGAGAGCGACAAGCTTATTGTTCGTCGCCGCCGTACTGGCAAGAACAAGCGATAG
- the rplN gene encoding 50S ribosomal protein L14, giving the protein MIQQESRLKVADNTGAKEILTIRVLGGSGRRYAGIGDVIVATVKDAIPGGNVKKGDVVKAVIVRTKKERRRADGSYIKFDENAAVILKNDGDPRGTRIFGPVGRELRDKKFMKIVSLAPEVL; this is encoded by the coding sequence TTGATTCAGCAGGAGTCGCGACTCAAGGTCGCCGACAACACGGGTGCTAAGGAAATCCTTACCATTCGCGTTCTCGGTGGATCCGGTCGTCGCTACGCAGGCATTGGCGACGTCATCGTCGCTACCGTCAAGGACGCTATTCCCGGCGGAAACGTAAAGAAGGGCGACGTCGTCAAGGCGGTCATCGTCCGTACCAAGAAGGAACGCCGCCGTGCGGATGGTTCCTACATCAAGTTTGACGAAAACGCAGCTGTGATCCTGAAGAACGACGGTGACCCCCGCGGTACCCGTATCTTCGGCCCGGTTGGTCGTGAACTTCGCGACAAGAAGTTCATGAAGATCGTTTCGCTGGCCCCGGAGGTGCTTTAG
- the rpmC gene encoding 50S ribosomal protein L29, with protein sequence MAVGSKDLAPAQLDGFDNERLVEELRKSKEELFNLRFQSATGQLENHGRLRAVKKDIARIYTVLRERELGIRAEVAAPVVEAKEEKKSKKAAKAETAEAEAGEDAK encoded by the coding sequence ATGGCAGTAGGGTCGAAGGATCTCGCACCCGCACAGCTGGACGGTTTCGACAACGAGCGTCTCGTTGAAGAACTCCGCAAGTCCAAGGAAGAGCTGTTCAACCTGCGTTTCCAGTCCGCCACCGGACAGCTGGAGAACCACGGTCGCCTGCGTGCGGTAAAGAAGGACATCGCACGCATCTACACCGTTCTCCGTGAGCGCGAGCTGGGCATTCGTGCCGAGGTTGCCGCACCGGTTGTGGAAGCCAAGGAAGAAAAGAAGTCCAAGAAGGCTGCCAAGGCTGAAACGGCCGAAGCTGAAGCTGGAGAGGACGCCAAGTGA
- the rplF gene encoding 50S ribosomal protein L6, with protein sequence MSRIGRLPITVPAGVEVKLDGSVISVKGSKGELSHTVASPIEVSLEENTLTVTRPNDERNSRSLHGLTRTLIANMIQGVTEGYEKKLEIVGTGYRVQAKGSDLEFALGFSHPVNVSAPEGITFVVEGPTKLSVAGINKQQVGEVAANIRKLRKPDPYKGKGVRYAGEVIRRKVGKAGK encoded by the coding sequence ATGTCACGTATTGGACGTCTCCCCATCACCGTTCCTGCCGGAGTTGAGGTCAAGCTTGATGGCTCCGTCATCAGCGTCAAGGGTTCCAAGGGAGAGCTGAGCCACACTGTAGCCAGCCCGATCGAGGTTTCCCTGGAAGAGAACACTCTCACGGTCACCCGCCCGAACGACGAGCGCAACTCGCGTTCGCTGCACGGCCTGACCCGCACCCTGATCGCCAACATGATCCAGGGCGTTACCGAGGGCTACGAGAAGAAGCTTGAAATCGTCGGTACCGGTTACCGCGTTCAGGCCAAGGGTTCTGACCTGGAGTTCGCTCTTGGCTTCAGCCACCCGGTTAACGTCTCGGCACCCGAAGGCATCACCTTCGTAGTAGAGGGTCCGACCAAGCTCTCTGTTGCGGGTATCAACAAGCAGCAGGTCGGCGAGGTTGCTGCCAACATTCGCAAGCTGCGCAAGCCTGACCCCTACAAGGGCAAGGGTGTCCGTTACGCCGGCGAAGTCATCCGCCGCAAGGTCGGAAAGGCTGGTAAGTAA
- the rpsC gene encoding 30S ribosomal protein S3, translating into MGQKVNPHGFRLGITTDHVSHWFADSNKAGQRYKDFVREDIKIRQLMSTGMERAGIAKVEIERTRDRVRVDIHTARPGIVIGRRGAEADRIRGELEKLTGKQVQLNILEVKNPEMEAQLVAQGIAEQLTSRVAFRRAMKKAMQSAQRAGAKGIRVACSGRLGGAEMSRSEFYREGRVPLHTLRANIDYGFYEAKTTFGRIGVKVWIYKGDVTAKELAQQAAAAPSRGRAGDRPGRPGGDRRRRNDRPAADAAPVAAEAPAAEAAAPAAEGGEA; encoded by the coding sequence GTGGGACAGAAAGTAAACCCGCACGGGTTCCGACTCGGCATCACCACCGACCACGTTTCGCACTGGTTTGCTGACAGCAACAAGGCCGGACAGCGCTACAAGGACTTCGTCCGCGAGGACATCAAGATCCGTCAGCTCATGTCCACTGGCATGGAGCGCGCCGGTATCGCCAAGGTTGAGATCGAGCGCACCCGTGACCGTGTCCGCGTGGATATCCACACGGCACGCCCGGGTATCGTCATCGGTCGCCGTGGCGCCGAGGCAGACCGCATCCGCGGCGAGCTCGAAAAGCTCACTGGCAAGCAGGTTCAGCTGAACATCCTCGAGGTCAAGAACCCCGAGATGGAAGCACAGCTTGTTGCCCAGGGCATCGCTGAGCAGCTGACTTCCCGCGTGGCTTTCCGCCGTGCGATGAAGAAGGCCATGCAGTCCGCACAGCGTGCGGGTGCCAAGGGTATCCGTGTTGCTTGCTCGGGTCGTCTGGGTGGCGCAGAAATGTCCCGCTCGGAGTTCTACCGCGAAGGCCGTGTGCCCCTGCACACCCTCCGTGCGAACATCGACTACGGCTTCTACGAAGCCAAGACCACCTTCGGCCGCATCGGTGTGAAGGTTTGGATCTACAAGGGTGACGTAACCGCCAAGGAACTGGCTCAGCAGGCAGCTGCTGCTCCGTCCCGTGGCCGCGCAGGAGACCGTCCGGGCCGCCCGGGTGGCGACCGCCGTCGTCGTAACGACCGCCCGGCCGCTGACGCAGCACCGGTTGCTGCAGAGGCTCCGGCCGCTGAAGCTGCTGCTCCGGCAGCAGAAGGAGGAGAGGCTTAA
- the rpmD gene encoding 50S ribosomal protein L30 translates to MAKNLTPSDAKLEITQIKGVIGAKQNQKATLRSLGLKRIGHTVVRDADAVTVGMLNTVPHLVNVEEAK, encoded by the coding sequence ATGGCTAAGAACCTGACTCCCTCCGACGCCAAGTTGGAGATCACCCAGATCAAGGGCGTCATCGGCGCCAAGCAGAACCAGAAGGCTACCCTTCGGTCCCTCGGCCTGAAGCGCATCGGACACACTGTTGTCCGCGACGCCGACGCCGTGACCGTTGGAATGCTCAACACGGTTCCGCACCTCGTGAATGTAGAGGAGGCGAAGTAA
- the rpsQ gene encoding 30S ribosomal protein S17 encodes MSEKETVTEAAASAEQRGYRKTRRGYVVSDKMEKTIVVQVEDRVKHALYGKVIRRTSKIKAHDEENTAGIGDLVLISETRPLSATKRWRLVEILEKAK; translated from the coding sequence GTGAGCGAGAAGGAAACTGTGACGGAAGCAGCAGCCAGCGCTGAACAGCGCGGTTACCGTAAGACGCGTCGCGGCTACGTTGTCTCTGACAAGATGGAAAAGACCATCGTTGTTCAGGTTGAAGACCGCGTGAAGCACGCTCTGTACGGCAAGGTTATTCGCCGCACCTCGAAGATCAAGGCTCACGACGAAGAGAACACCGCCGGTATCGGCGACCTCGTTCTCATCTCTGAGACCCGCCCGCTGTCCGCTACCAAGCGGTGGCGCCTGGTGGAGATCCTCGAAAAGGCAAAGTAA
- the secY gene encoding preprotein translocase subunit SecY: protein MLSAFGRAFRTPDLRRKLLFTLGIITIFRLGAFIPSPGVNYQNVQQCLNTGDTSQGIYQLVNLFSGGALLQVSIFALGIMPYITASIIVQLLRVVIPRFQQLYEEGSSGQSKLTQYTRYLTIALGLLNATTLVSLARSGQLLPGCNLPIIPDDSIITTILIIITLTAGTGLIMWMGELVTEKGVGNGMSLLIFTSIAAGFPGSLGSIWTSKGPGTFFTVLAVGLLTVALVVFVEQSQRRVPVQYAKRMIGRRTVGGTSTYIPIKVNMAGVVPVIFASSMLYLPGLIAQFNQPKAGEQLAPWVEWINNNLTRGDHPIYMALYFAMIVFFTYFYVAITFNPEEVSDNMKKYGGFIPGIRAGKPTADYLQYVLSRITLPGAFYLGFVALIPLVALVLINANQNFPFGGTSILIMVGVGLETVKQIDAQLQQRHYEGLLR, encoded by the coding sequence TTGCTAAGCGCATTCGGCCGGGCGTTTCGGACGCCTGATTTGCGACGCAAGTTGTTGTTCACGCTGGGAATCATCACAATCTTCCGCTTGGGAGCTTTCATCCCCTCGCCTGGTGTGAACTACCAGAATGTCCAGCAATGCTTGAACACCGGTGACACCTCGCAGGGCATCTACCAGCTGGTTAACCTGTTCAGCGGCGGCGCGTTGCTGCAGGTCTCGATCTTTGCCCTGGGCATCATGCCCTACATCACGGCGAGCATCATCGTGCAGCTGCTCCGGGTGGTCATTCCCCGGTTCCAGCAGCTCTACGAGGAGGGCTCCTCGGGCCAGTCGAAGTTGACCCAGTACACCCGGTACCTCACCATCGCGCTTGGCCTCTTGAACGCCACCACCCTGGTGTCCTTGGCCCGTTCCGGCCAGCTGCTTCCGGGCTGTAACCTCCCGATCATTCCTGATGACAGCATCATCACCACCATCCTCATCATCATCACGCTGACGGCCGGCACCGGCCTCATCATGTGGATGGGCGAGCTCGTCACGGAAAAGGGTGTGGGCAACGGAATGTCGCTGCTCATTTTCACCTCCATCGCCGCAGGCTTCCCTGGATCACTGGGTTCCATCTGGACCTCCAAGGGCCCGGGAACGTTCTTCACCGTTCTGGCTGTGGGTCTGCTTACGGTGGCATTGGTGGTCTTCGTGGAACAGTCCCAGCGGCGGGTTCCGGTCCAGTATGCCAAGCGCATGATCGGACGCCGCACCGTGGGTGGCACCAGTACCTACATCCCCATCAAGGTGAACATGGCCGGCGTCGTGCCCGTCATCTTCGCTTCCTCCATGCTGTACCTGCCAGGCCTGATTGCGCAGTTCAACCAGCCGAAAGCAGGGGAGCAGTTGGCGCCCTGGGTTGAGTGGATCAACAACAACCTCACCCGTGGCGACCACCCCATCTACATGGCGCTCTACTTCGCCATGATCGTGTTCTTCACCTACTTCTACGTGGCCATCACCTTCAACCCTGAAGAAGTGTCGGACAACATGAAGAAGTACGGCGGGTTCATTCCGGGCATCCGGGCGGGTAAACCGACCGCGGACTACCTGCAGTACGTGCTTTCCAGGATCACCCTGCCTGGAGCCTTCTACCTGGGCTTCGTGGCGTTGATTCCGCTGGTTGCACTCGTCTTGATCAACGCCAACCAGAACTTCCCGTTTGGTGGCACGTCAATCCTGATCATGGTGGGTGTCGGTCTGGAAACCGTCAAGCAGATTGATGCGCAGCTACAACAACGTCACTACGAAGGGCTTTTGCGATGA
- the rplX gene encoding 50S ribosomal protein L24: MAKIKKGDLVQVITGAKQERGGDRGKQGKVLRVFPDTNRVLVEGINRVTKHTKVGQSQRGTKTGGIEVVEAPIHVSNVALVDPSTKKPTRVGFRLDTVEKDGATKTVRIRVSKATGKDI; this comes from the coding sequence ATGGCTAAGATCAAGAAGGGTGACCTCGTTCAGGTCATCACCGGCGCCAAGCAGGAACGCGGCGGCGACCGCGGCAAGCAGGGCAAGGTCCTGCGCGTATTCCCGGACACCAACCGCGTGCTGGTAGAGGGAATCAACCGCGTCACCAAGCACACCAAGGTCGGTCAGTCGCAGCGCGGCACCAAGACCGGTGGCATTGAGGTCGTTGAGGCCCCGATCCACGTTTCCAACGTTGCTCTGGTTGACCCGTCGACCAAGAAGCCGACCCGTGTTGGTTTCCGTCTCGACACCGTTGAGAAGGATGGCGCTACCAAGACCGTCCGTATCCGCGTGTCCAAGGCCACCGGGAAGGACATCTGA